The nucleotide sequence CCGGCGCGGTGGCCACCGTGGTGACCGGGCTCATCGGCCTGGTGATGATCCTGGTGGGCGGCCGCGACATCCTGGCCGGGGGGATGACCATCGGCGACCTGGTGAGCTACCTGGCCTTCACCGCCGTGCTGGCCATGCCCGTGGTGCACCTGGCCAGCATCGGCCCGCAGCTCAGCGAGGCGCTCGCGGGGCTCGACCGCATCCGCGAGATCGTGCGGATGGAGTCGGAAGACCAGGAGGACGAGCGCCGCGAGCCCCTGCAGTACGTCCGGGGCGACCTGCGGCTGGAGGACGTCTGGTTCGAGTACAACCCCGGCCAGCCGGTGCTGAAGGGGGTGAGCGTGGACGCGCCGGCGGGGACCACCACGGCGCTGGTGGGCTCCAGCGGCTCGGGGAAGAGCACGCTGGTGAGCCTGGTGATGGCCTTCAACAGGCCCACGTCGGGGCGGGTGACGGTGGACGGGCGCGACCTCCAGGACCTGCGGCTGGCCGACTACCGGGCGCAGCTGGGCGTGGTGCTGCAGGAGAACTTCCTCTTCGACGGCACCGTGGCCGACAACATCCGCTTCGCCCGCCCCGACGCCACGCGCGGGGAGATCGAGGAGGCGGCGCGGCTCGCCAACGCCGACGAGTTCATCCTGGGCTTCCCCGAGGGGTACGACACCGTCGTGGGCGAGCGGGGGATCAAGCTCTCGGGCGGGCAGCGGCAGCGCATCGCCATCGCCCGCGCGCTCCTGGCCGACCCGCGCATCCTGATCCTGGACGAGGCCACCTCGAGCCTGGACAGCGAGAGCGAGTTCAAGATCCAGGAGGGGCTCCGCCGGCTGCGGTACGGGCGCACCTCGTTCGTGATCGCCCACCGCCTCTCCACCATCCGCAGCGCCGACCAGATCCTGGTGCTGGAGCAGGGGGTGGTGGTGGAGCGCGGCACGCACGCCGAGCTGATGGCGCTGGGTGGGCGCTACCGCGAGCTGCACGACCGGCAGTACGCCATCGAGACCGACCGCTTCATCAACCCCGGCGAGGACTTCACCCCCGAGCCCGAGCTGGCCCCGCCCCCGGTCCGCGTCGCGGCGACGTGACCGCAACGACTGCCTCACACAGAGGGCACGGAGGACACAGGGGAAACATCGAGCGAGTTACTCCGTGTCCTCCGCCGTGATGTCGGAATCGCAAGGACATCGAGTCGCCGCGGACCGCCGAAGCGAAGAGGCCGCGACCTGTGATGCGCCTCGCGTAGAGGCGGAGGGGGTCGTGCGACGGCCCCCCTCCTCGTTTCCGGGACGGAGCGCCTAGCTGGTGAGGTCCGTGGGAATCGGGTCGCAGATGCAGGGATCGGTGGGCACACGACAGGTCAGGCAGGTCGCCTCGTTGCTGGCCGGGCCGAAGGCCTCGGCGAACACGTCCTGGGCGTTGCCGTGCACGGTGCCCCGCCGTTCCGCGCCGGCCGCGGCGGTGTCGAACGACTCCACCCGCAGGGCGTCCAGCTCCAGCCTCAGCTTCTTCATGCCGTCCTCCTCGTGAGATGGGGTCGGTCATCGCCAGAAAATTGCGTCGCAAAGCGTGACCATGAAATGGATAGAGCTCCACCCGCGTCCGCACAAGCTCCTCGTCGTTCCAGCGCCCACCCCCGGACGTACCGGGAGCGAAAGGGGCCGCGACCCTGCTCGGGCCGCGGCCTCTTTCGTCCGGCGGATCATGGGGCGGCGGCCCGCCCGCAGCGCGCGAGGGCGGCCGCGGCTGCGGCGCCGACGTCCGGCGGGAGGCCGTCGTCCAGGTAGATCGGCGTGTCCAGCGCCTCCTTCGCCGGCTGGCGGAGGGCGACGTCGGGGTGGCGGCGGAGCCAGAGCAGGAAGTGCGCTTCGATGCGGCGGTCCTCTTCCCCGCTGGCCGGGTAGCGGGGCCCCAGGTGGTCCAGGAAGTCGTACCACTCCTCGGCGGTGAGCGCGCCCGGGCAGCCGAGGTTCCTGGCGCCGGGCCAGGGATACAGGTAGCCGTACGGGTCGGCGTCGAAGGTGGGCATCCCGTCCACCCACAGGTGCGTGGGCCGCAGCCGGGCGACCAGCACGCCGCGCGTGCCGGGCTCCAGCCAGCGCTCGCGCGGCGGCCACGGCGACGGCCGGCAGTTCACCCCGTCCAGCGTCCAGGGGATCACCAGCGCCTCGCGCCGGCCCGTCTCGCGGAAGACGCGCTCCACCACCTCGGAGCCCGCGCCGCCCACCCGCTCCAGCCGCAGCACCTGTCCGGTCACCTGCCCGGGAAGGCGGGCGCGGCGCGACGAGTCGATCTGCGCCCGCATCGGCCCCACCCCGGTGAGCCGCGTCCCCTCCAGCGCGGTGGCGAGGAAGTACGTGTCCTCCCGGTCCCGCCCGGGGGTCACGTAGATGCTGCACAGCGGGCCCGGCGCGGGGGCCGGAGCGGCGCCCAGCAGCGCGGCGCCGAGAAGGAGGGCGTGGAGGTCCATGGTCGGCACTCCGCACGGGTTCGGGTCGGAAGACTCGGGCCGCGCCTCTCGCGGCGCCCTCTGTAACGCGCCCGGGCGCAGCGTTTTGACGCGTGGCCGACCACGCCCGCGCCAGAAGGCGGGCTTCCCCGGCGCTCCCCGGCCGGCCGCCGAACGGCGCCCCGCGCGCGCGTCTCTCCGGACTATTGCGCGGGCGCCGGCCGCGCTGCAATCTCCTGGGTGACGCCCGCCGCCGGGAACCGGCCCCGCCCCGCGTTCCTCCTCCCATCCCGACGCCCCGCACTCCCATGCGCAAGCTGCTCCTCCCCCTGCTCGCGGCCCTGGCCGCCGCCCCCGCCGCCGCGCAGCAGGGCCTCAACCCCGTGGTCGATGTCAGGCACGCCGCGCCGCCGCGGGCGGTGTACCTGGCGGCGCTGGACGCGCTGGAGAAGTACGGCTACCAGCTGCGCGTGCGGTTTCTGGACCAGGCGCTGCTGACGCTCCCGGCCTTCGCCTCCGCCCAGCCGAAGCCCGACGAAGAGGCGTCGCAGCTGGCGGTGGAGGTGGCCCCGGCCGGCGATTCGACGCGGCTCGTCATCGCGGCCCGCCTGGTGCGCGGCGACGGGCGCCCCGTGGACACCGGCGACGACAAGGCGCTCTCGCGTGTGCTGGTGGCCGAGGTGACGATCTCGGCCGCGATCGACACGGCCCTGCAGGCGCTGGCGCCTGGAGCAGGGAAGCCGGACCCGCGGGAGGACTCCGACGCCTACGGCTACGGGCGCCGCAACCCGGTGCGCGTGGGCGGCGCCGGCGAGGACGGCGTCCGGCGCGAGCACCAGTACCTGGAGAACCTCCGCGGCCCCGGAGGCGAGCGGGTGCGCTGGCGGCGGCTGGGAAGCTGCTGCGAGTTCACCGCGCCGGTCCACGGCATGCTCGACGCCTACCAGGTGACGTACGACGGCCTGGCCCAGCCGGTGGTCCTGTACCTGGACATGTACACCCCGATCACGTCGGTTCCGCCGCCCCCCGAGGGCTTCACCGCCGCCCCTCCGCCCACCCGCTCGGGCGGCGGGTGAGAGGCCGCGCGGCGACGGCCGCCGGAGGGAGCGGACGCGTCCCCCGGGAACTGGCGGAAACGCGCGCGGCAGCATAGTTTCCCCGCCTTCGCCGGAGGCCCTTTCCGGGGCACCGCGACGCCTCTCCGGGGTATCAGCCGGGTCCCGCGCACGACGCGCCGGACATGCGCTTTTCCGACGCTCCCACACGACCATCGATGGCCGACGACATCACGCCTCCCGACCAGAACGACGAGACCGGGACCCCCGACGACAACGGGAACGGGGACGGCGTCCCCGGCGCCCCTACCGCCCGGGTCCTCCCCCGCCTGATCGAAGACGAGATGCGCGAGTCGTTCATCGACTACTCGATGAGCGTGATCGTGCAGCGCGCGCTCCCCGACGTGCGCGACGGGCTCAAACCCGTGCACCGGCGCATCCTGTACGCCATGCACGAGGCCGGCTTGCAGCCCAACCGGCCGTACAAGAAGAGCGCGACCGTGGTCGGCGACGTGCTGGGCAAGTACCACCCGCACGGCGACACCGCCGTCTACGACTCGCTCGTGCGCATGGTGCAGGACTTCAGCCTGCGCTACCCGCTCATCGACGGGCAGGGGAACTTCGGCTCGATCGACGGCGACAGCGCGGCCGCCTACCGCTACACCGAGGCCCGGCTGGCGCCGCTGGCCACCGAGATGCTGGCCGACATCGACAAGGAGACCGTCGACACCTCCCCCAACTTCGACGACCGGCTCACCGAGCCCCGGGTGCTCCCCGCGCGCGTGCCCAACCTGCTGGTCAACGGCAGCTCGGGGATCGCGGTGGGGATGGCGACCAACATCCCGCCGCACAACCTGCGCGAGGTGGTGGCCGCCTGCGTGCACCTGATCGACAACCCCGAGGCCGACACGGGCGCCCTGATGCAGTTCGTGCGCGGCCCCGACTTCCCCACCGGCGGGGTGATCTACGGCCGCGACGGCATCCGCGACGCCTACGAGACGGGGCGCGGCCGGGTGATCGTGCGCGCCCGCGCCGAGATCGAGGAGAAGGAGGGGGGCCGCGAGCGCATCATCGTCACCGAGGTGCCCTTCCAGGTCAACAAGGCGCGTCTCATCGAGCACATCGCCGAGCTGGTGCGCGACAAGAAGCTGGAGGGGATCTCGGACCTGCGCGACGAGAGCG is from Longimicrobium sp. and encodes:
- a CDS encoding ABC transporter ATP-binding protein, coding for GAVATVVTGLIGLVMILVGGRDILAGGMTIGDLVSYLAFTAVLAMPVVHLASIGPQLSEALAGLDRIREIVRMESEDQEDERREPLQYVRGDLRLEDVWFEYNPGQPVLKGVSVDAPAGTTTALVGSSGSGKSTLVSLVMAFNRPTSGRVTVDGRDLQDLRLADYRAQLGVVLQENFLFDGTVADNIRFARPDATRGEIEEAARLANADEFILGFPEGYDTVVGERGIKLSGGQRQRIAIARALLADPRILILDEATSSLDSESEFKIQEGLRRLRYGRTSFVIAHRLSTIRSADQILVLEQGVVVERGTHAELMALGGRYRELHDRQYAIETDRFINPGEDFTPEPELAPPPVRVAAT